A genomic region of Trifolium pratense cultivar HEN17-A07 linkage group LG3, ARS_RC_1.1, whole genome shotgun sequence contains the following coding sequences:
- the LOC123916838 gene encoding uncharacterized protein LOC123916838 — MTLLELIKDASVNSKSLDLHSDYPVALNPDPIFPNLMSELKDESSSYPIKPVIGWQISQTDKEIIDINKKFFEELKTKFKSINNLEKDEFIGSLISYLENIREKVGFSIEIGDSSGIAYCKILIDKLGSFVGKDVAALVLDGCVSLEIWELVEALIVNGVIGNSCYSNLVAKLVKKKRSDLICLCCKHAFDLGSSEIFAILRYFLSPSKDACNSMVSVKKEWENQATSAIDKASDDNLKLKNSLVAKEASILFMIVYDGFSAAELCLHYLIASPNINNAMLSPAFNKLNGKELLNLIRYLAKWLKKYERFPQAGPCPKASSSLGLKAYNWIPKLEDVVKCLGLVLDENFSSLVLHSQFHEELRLIEGLVSCLTTEAKICNMVNVVIDKLKIEVTRGRDKMI, encoded by the exons ATGACTTTACTAGAACTCATTAAGGATGCTTCTGTCAACTCTAAATCACTTGATTTACATTCGGATTATCCGGTTGCTCTCAATCCAGATCCTATTTTTCCTAATTTGATGTCTGAACTTAAAGATGAGTCTTCCTCATACCCTATTAAACCTGTTATTGGATGGCAAATTTCACAAACTGATAAAGAAATTATTGATATCAACAAAAAGTTTTTCGAAGAGCTTAAAACAAAGTTTAAGAGCATCAATAATTTGGAAAAGGATGAGTTTATTGGTAGTTTGATTTCCTATCTTGAAAACATTAGGGAGAAAGTTGGGTTTTCGATTGAGATCGGTGATTCATCTGGTATTGCTTATTGCAAGATCTTGATTGACAAACTTGGATCTTTCGTGGGTAAAGATGTTGCTGCCCTGGTTTTGGATGGATGTGTTTCTTTGGAAATATGGGAATTAGTTGAAGCTTTGATTGTTAATGGTGTTATTGGGAATTCTTGTTATTCAAACCTAGTTGCTAAGTTAGTCAAGAAAAAGAGGTCCGACTTGATCTGTTTGTGTTGTAAGCATGCTTTTGATCTCGGTTCTTCAGAAATATTCGCCATTTTGAGGTATTTTCTTTCTCCGTCCAAAGATGCTTGTAACTCTATGGTATCTGTAAAGAAGGAGTGGGAGAACCAAGCAACATCGGCCATTGATAAAGCAAGTGATGACAACCTTAAGCTGAAGAATTCCCTTGTTGCAAAGGAAGCTTCCATTTTGTTTATGATAGTGTATGATGGTTTCTCTGCAGCTGAACTTTGTTTGCATTATTTGATTGCATCACCAAACATCAACAATGCAATGTTATCCCCTGCATTCAATAAGTTGAATGGAAAAGAGTTGTTGAATTTGATTCGCTATTTAGCAAAGTGGTTGAAGAAATATGAGAGATTCCCTCAAGCTGGTCCTTGTCCGAAAGCCTCATCGTCTTTAGGTTTGAAGGCTTACAATTGGATTCCTAAACTTGAAGATGTTGTAAAATGTCTGGGTTTGGTGCTTGATGAGAATTTTTCTTCATTGGTGTTACATTCACAGTTTCATGAAGAGTTGAGATTAATTGAAGGATTGGTTAGTTGTTTAACAACTGAAGCCAAAATTTGTAACATGGTGAATGTTGTAATCGACAAACTAAAGATCGAAGTAACAAGAGGAA GGGACAAGATGATCTGA